CATTGTATCTCCCTGTCAACCCCAGTCTCTCTTGATCTCGATCTACCAAGCCCCATGGCTTGAAATCTGGCGACGTGTTTAGATCGGAGCCCGAGCTGAACTCTATCAATATATTCTTTTTATTTGACGGGACTATCGATCGATCTTCCTTTACTGTGATCCGAGTTGTATTGGTATTTTTTTGAGAGTACGCCAATGGCGTACCTTAGATTTATAGAAGAGAGAGGTTTAATTATAAGAGTGTCGACCAATGTGCGAACAGGAAGGACGGGGTACAACGCACACAACACCGACACCAAGACTACCCTAGACTAACTTCTCACAAAACGTTGTAGACCTCCTATTCCCACCCCAGCCTGCCTCCACTCAGCAATCTCTTCCAAAATCCTGAATGGTAACTCGCTTGCGTTCATCTGCTCGCTGATCCTGTTGAAGACTCTAGCGCTCCTTTGCTTCCAGAGAGCCCAAGCCACTGCCGTCACCAAAGTGTCAAACCCTCTGCGGTCCTGTCCTCTGAATCTCATTCGCACTGCCAGCCACCAATCCTTGAACACGTCCGACTCCACCGGGCCCTGCACCTCAATCGGAATGAGATTAAACACCTTGTGCCACACTTCCTGCGCATACGTGAAGTTCGCCAGGATGTGATCCACGTTGTCTTTTGCCTGCAAGCACGTGTAGCATGCAGACGGCTGATCCTGTAAGCCATGTCTGGCTCTCCTGTCCGACGTCCATACTCTGTCCTGCAGGGCTAGCCACACGAACAGTTTGCATTTGAGTGGTGCCCAGCTCCTCCAGTTACATTCTGCCGTGGGAGATCTAGATAGTTCAGAGCATAGGTAGTCATAGACCGATTTAGCCGTGTAGGTGCCGGACGGTGATATTGGCCAAGTGAAACTTTCCGACAGTGATGGATCTCGGTCCAGCGTTCCAATTGCATGGCAAAGATGCATGCACTGCATTAGGGAGGTGAAGGAGGTGCTCTGCTCGAAGTCATGTGTCCAACTGCCATCTTCTAAGGCTTGGTGCATCGTACGTCTATTGGCTATCCTCGTTGGGACGGTGGCCACAATCATTGGTGCAATCTCCGCAACCGCAACTCCATGGATCCACTTGTCCTTCCAGAAGAGAACCTTGTCGCCCGAACCCACCTTTATACTGACCAACGCATCAAACACCTCTCTCGCCTCCTTGTCTGGTGTCATAGGAAGCCCCTGCCATGGTCTTTGGCATCAGTCCTCTTTAGCCATTCCCACCTGACTCGAAGCGCCATAGCTTGCCATTTCAAGTTTTTGATTCCTAAACCACCAAAGGCTTTGGGCTGGCAAATTTTATCCCAGACCACTAGACATTGCCCACCGTTGCACTTGTCTTTGCCCACCCAGAAGAACGATCTCATCCATTATTCATATCCTCTAGCACCCACTCCGGCGCTTCCGTCACCATAAGATGATGAACTGGGCGTGCCGCCACTACCGACTGTACCAAAATTAGCCGGCCCAGCCTTTGAATGAGCCCTCTTTGCCATGCTGGCATGAAGTGCCTCACTTTATCCAGCATGGGTTGCCATTCCGCTCGAGTCAGGCTTTTGAGCGCCAGTTGCAATCCCAGATATCTGCAGGGGAACTCTGAGATGTCACATTGTAGCATTCTGGCTACTCTGGCCCTGTCTTCCTCACTCCCTCTTATGAGAACTGGTGTAGATTTGCGGAAGTTCACTTTAAGTCCTGATGCCTCGCTAAATGCCTTGAGGATCTCTGTAACAGCAGCCAAATCGTGCTCCGTGGGCCTGGTGAACATGGCAACATCATCAGCATATATAGACAGCCTCTGTGTTGGCGTGATCCCAGCAAAGGCAGTAAGAACTCCAATCTCCGTGGCCTTGTGCACCAGGGCAGATAAGGCCTCCATGGCTATGACAAATAGCAAGGGCGAAATCGGATCCCCCTATCTCAGGCCGCAAGCCTGTATGATCTTTCTCCCTGGTAACCCGTTAACGACCACCTTGGTGCTGGCTGATTGTAATAGCACCGCCATCCAATCTAACCATCGTTGGCCAAAACCCTTCGCTTTCAGAACCTCAAAGAGGAAAGGCCAGGAAAGAGAATCGAAAGCTCTAGATATGTCCAGCTTGATGAAGACACCCGGTGTTCTTCTCACATGAATTTTTCTCGCTACTTGGCGCACCAAAAGGAAGTTGTCGTGGACTTGTCGTCCTTTGATGAAGGCAGATTGATTCATCTCGACAAGCTCATGCATTTGCAAACGGAGCCGGTTAGCAAGAACCTTGGCGAAGAGCTTTGGTATGCTGTGGATTAGGCTGATGGGTCTAAAGTCTCCTATTTCTCCGGCCTCTGCTCTCTTGGGGATGAGTATGATGTTTGCCTTGTTCAATTTAGAAAAACCCCGGGTGTCTCCAACGAAAAGCTTCATCATTACTGCCATAACGTCGTAATTAATTATCTGCCAAGCTTTTTGGAAGAAAGCACAAATGTAGCCATCCGGCCCCGGGGCCCGATCCGGAGGCATTTCCTTGATCACCTGCCAGACTTCCTCTTCTGTGATCATCCGTTCCAAGCATTGGAGGTCCTTGGCCTCAAAACCCAGGTATTGCAAGTCAAGAGTGTGCTCTCTGACCCGGCGCTGTCCCCAGCAGCCTCTCAAAAGCATCCGAGAAAACCTCCACTTTCCTCACTTGGTCAGTAACAATCTACGCGCCCATCTTGACATGTGCAATGAAATTCTTGGTTCTTCCATTGGCCACTGCTTGAAACAATCTGGTGTTGGCATCTCCCTCTCTTATCCACCGAAGTCTGGAACGTTGTCTATCAATGGTTCTCTCTAGGGCCGCCATGCCCAGTAGCGCCTGCTTGAGTGTTCGCCGGAGCCAAGTCTCCATGGTGTGTGCAGAGCTCTGTTTTCTTGTGCTATATCCAGTCTTTGTATAACCCATGTAGCAACGCAAGGGGGAGAGGTGTGCGGGGAGGCGGCGCGTGCTAAGGCCCAAAATAGTGACAGGCCTGACAATGAAACTAGACAAGCCGTTTGGATGATGGACGACAAAGCCGAAGAAATGCAAAGTTTCatactttattattaggtatatatatatatatatatatatatgtgtgtgtgtgtgtgtgtgtgtgtgtgtgtgtgtgtgtgtgtgtgtgtgtgtgtgtcagccgTAGGTACAAGTACGGTGGCTAGAACTGTGTACTTTATTCCGAGAAGAGCATGGACGATGCCCATACACTGACGTACGTACGCGAGGACGGCGATGAAGGCCTTGGCAATCTCTCATACGCCGCTGGCTCGGAAGAGCCTCATGAACCCAAAGGTGATGGCCATGGCGGCCAGCCCGCCCACCACCACCCGCGCGCACGACCTCGCCACGGGGGCGCGCCCGAGCACGGCGCCCACGCATCCGAACGCTGCCAGTGCCAACGTCGCCACGGCGACCACCACAGCGACTCGCAGGTTGTAACCCACGATGAACCCGGCAGCCAGCAGCGGCACGAGCGCCCCGACGGAGAAAGCTAGCGCAGAGGCGGCCGCGGCTTGCGCCGGGCTGGGCAGCCCCTTCTCCTCGTCGCCGCCGCGCTTGCCGTCGCGGTCCAGCTGCGCGATCTCCACGTCACGCTGGGAACAGACGGACACGTACTCCCCGATGGCCATGCTGCACGCCCCGGCCAGGAGGCCCGCGAACCCGGACACGACCATGGCGCGCGCGTCGGGCTTGACGGCGCTGACGCCGAGCATGAGGGAGGCCGTGGAGACCAGCCCGTCGTTGGCGCCCAGCACCGCCGCGCGGAGCCAATTGGCGCGCCCAGCCATGTCGAAGGACGACTCGAAGTGGTCGACGTCGCCGCACACAACAGCCGGGTTCTCGGCGTCAGCCACGGCGGCCAGCTTGGTGGTGTTCGCGGCCATGGCGACTGGGAGCTTGTGAGATGGATGGGGATGGTTGGGTTCGCGGTGGTAGTAGCCGTATGCAGTGGCAGGCAGCAGCAGAGTGGCGAACACACGCTCCCATGGCGTGTTTTTATAGTGAATTTGAGGGTCGTGCCTTGTGTTCGTGTGTTGCTGTGGGATTTCCTGCTTTCATGCCGCTATGGCTAGTGCGTACATGCAGCCACGCATCCTTTCCCTTCGGTATTGCGCGCCCGTGGCCACCACGAGCACACACCTACATTAATCGATGCATCGTGCTTGCTGAGTGTACATCATATCGAAGGCGTTTACAGTGACTAGCGATAATTTGGTCGCTTGCTTGCTCCTAGATAAACATGGTTTTAAACTTCAGTTTCAGAAAAAAAATTAGCTACACTCGAAATCACTGAATTACATTGAATCTTAGCGATATTCGGTTATCATTTCAGCAATGGTACTAagtttttcatttgagttttatcGAGATCTAACCAGATAATTTGTGTGTACCACCGCAATTGCGGAAATATTTTGAGAACGAAATAATCCTTCAATGACCGTTTGTTAGTTCAATCAAACTTGCATGTATCTTAACGCTCAGATTGGATGGTTCTTAGTACGGACtaaaacaactactccctccgtctagatgtATAAaccaccttacgaaaaccaaataattgcAAAACACTTAGACGCGGTGCATTAACTCCTACCTCGTATCTCAGTTCATCGGACCAATATTGCATCCTTCCCCTAGCGCTCCCTTCCCTTCCTcgccggcggccactccggccccggcgaccACCAATCCGCCGCCGGTGTCCACTCCTGAGCTGGCGTACACCTCCCCCTCTCGCCAGCGGCCACTCCGGCCCGGCGACCACCGCTCCGCGCTGTCTCCCACGACGGTGCCGCTCCCCATGGCGTCTAGGGTGTCCCTCTCGGCGTCCTCCTCCGGCTCCCTGCCTCCCTCCCCCCAGCACTGCCGCCTCCGAGGCCGGTGCTGCGCTCCCTGCTCGTGGTGCCCGACGTGGTGGGNNNNNNNNNNNNNNNNNNNNNNNNNNNNNNNNNNNNNNNNNNNNNNNNNNNNNNNNNNNNNNNNNNNNNNNNNNNNNNNNNNNNNNNNNNNNNNNNNNNNNNNNNNNNNNNNNNNNNNNNNNNNNNNNNNNNNNNNNNNNNNNNNNNNNNNNNNNNNNNNNNNNNNNNNNNNNNNNNNNNNNNNNNNNNNNNNNNNNNNNNNNNNNNNNNNNNNNNNNNNNNNNNNNNNNNNNNNNNNNNNNNNNNNNNNNNNNNNNNNNNNNNNNNNNNNNNNNNNNNNNNNNNNNNNNNNNNNNNNNNNNNNNNNNNNNNNNNNNNNNNNNNNNNNNNNNNNNNNNNNNNNTGGGCAGACGCAGGCGGGCCGCCGACCGGCTGCTCCGCGGTTGCGCTCCCCGTCTAGGCCGGTGCGCCGGTCACCGCTGGCCAGGTAGACCAACATCCTGCCGTCTTCGCGACCGCCGAGGGGCTGGATCCCTACGAAGCTCGTGGGCTGCTGCTACAATTGCTGCAGCGAGAAGCACATCTCGGCCATGTGCACCAATCCGCCGGTGTATGTGCGCTTCGATGGGGAGGGGCACATCTCCAGGGACTGCACCCGCCCGCGCCCCCGCCCCCGAAGCTCGTCACTGGTCGACCCGCCACGGCCGCCGCCGGCCCTTTGCCAGAGTCGCGCCCCGCCGATGTCGGTTGGGCAGGGTGCTCTGCCCCGGGCTTCTCCGCCGCTTCCCCTCCACCCCCTGGGGCCGCAGCAGgtcctgcctcctcctcccccgggGCCGCCGCTGGCGGGCGCAGTCAGGGTTAGCGTTCCGTGGAGTCAGGTCGTGAGCGCCGGGTCTGTGGCTAGCATGGCTGGGCCTGGGTTCTCGGTCCCCTTTGCGCCAGTGGAGTCGCCGCGGGCGCCGCCCGCGGTGGTGGATGATCAAGTGGACGTGTGTTTCATGGAGTCGGGTCCTGATCTGCgggcgctcgaggaggagcttgctCGTGCTGTGGTGGTGACAGTCGTGGGGGAGCGCGGCGCGGCGGACTTGGCCACGGTCGCGACGTCCTTGTGCATGAGCTGGAGTTGGAGCCGCTCGACATGTCCATCAGAGAGTACTTCCCGGAGGATTTCCTTGTGCTCTGTCAGTCGCCCGAGATAAGGAACATGCTGATCAGGCACGGAAGGGTGGCAACAGGCAGTTCGATCTTGTCCTTGCGCCCTGGTCTCGCCACTCACGCGCTACGACGATCTCCATGTCGTTCTTGGTGCCGCTGGTGCTATGTGGAGTGCCGGCAAACGCTTGGACGAGGCATATGGCGGAGGTGCTCCTGCTGGGGCTGGGAATTGTCGTCAAGGTTGGTGCAGCCACCCGGTTCATGGCGTGGCTACATACGGACGACTCGGCTCGCATTCCCTGAAGGCAGATTCTTTCGATGGAGGAGCCGAACAGGCGGAGCCAGCGCTTGGTGCAGGCTGATGGTGGAGTGGATGCTCTATGGTATCGGATCGACATCCTGCAGGCAGCTGCGCCAGTGCATCTTGGGCAGCAGGCGGGGATGGCGCCGCCACCGCGGCCCCCGCTGCCTTCCCTGCCATCTGGAGGCGATTCGGATGGGGACTCGCGTCTCGGGGTCGGGACGGTCCACCATCGCCGCCGCGCTCGCCAACGCGCTCGGCTGCTTCCTCGTCGGCGTCGGCTCCGTCCCTCGATGGCCAACGGTTAGTTCAAGCGCTGGTAGGTCAACGTGCACTGGTAGGTGGCAGTGGGGCAGCCTCTGCGGTCAGGATAGGCCTACTCCGGTCGGCCTGTCTGGTACGGAAAGCATGGAGGGCCCGGTGGCAGCTTCTTGTAGCGGCGTGGAGGCGGTGGAAAGTAGGGCAGTTGAGACGCGTGGCAATAGGCAAGAGGGCCGGGTAGGGGTGGTTAGAGATGGTTGGAGGCCCCGTAGCCGGGTCCAGCGGATTCGCCGCGCTCGGTGAATCAAATAGAAGACGGGTCGCGTCCGCGGCAGGATGGTGGGTTGGTCAGATCGGGACAGCTGGAACCTGCGGCAGGGGACCAATCACCCTCACAGTCGATCAGGATTGGGCAGTGGGAACTTCAGGCCGGTGCAGGCGATTCGCTCGGCTCTCCAGGCTTGACGCGGAGTGGGAATCCCACATGGCCCGAGGTGGATTGTGCCAGTTTGGATGGATCTGCGCGGATTAATCTGGGAACACGGGAGGATCCTTTGGGCCCCACTTTGCATGCAGATGGGACGCAGCCATGCACGTGCGAGGCCAGTGGTTCTTGGTGAGCCTTTCGGAGGAGCAGGGAGGAAATGCTTTGCCCCTTTCGCCTGGGCAGGCCCAAGATCAGGGGGAGACGCCGTAGAGGCAAGGGCAGGTGGGGTCCCCCACTAGGCCGTGGCCCCAGGAGCAGGTCTCGCAGCTCTGCACTGAGCTGCGTCGGGCCCTCTCACCGTTGCTGGCTCATCCTACAGTGAGGGAGTTGCCCAAGCAACAGCGCAGGCTATGGCAGAAAAGGCCACCTGTGGCATCACACCGGAATGTGCGGCTGGCCAAGGGCGGACGCGGTTCAAAAGCCTCGAAGCAGTAAGCAGTTCTCATCGGGAAATTGTGCTTGGCAAATGAAGGAAATCAAATCGATGACGCG
This region of Triticum aestivum cultivar Chinese Spring chromosome 2D, IWGSC CS RefSeq v2.1, whole genome shotgun sequence genomic DNA includes:
- the LOC123049897 gene encoding vacuolar iron transporter homolog 5; its protein translation is MAANTTKLAAVADAENPAVVCGDVDHFESSFDMAGRANWLRAAVLGANDGLVSTASLMLGVSAVKPDARAMVVSGFAGLLAGACSMAIGEYVSVCSQRDVEIAQLDRDGKRGGDEEKGLPSPAQAAAASALAFSVGALVPLLAAGFIVGYNLRVAVVVAVATLALAAFGCVGAVLGRAPVARSCARVVVGGLAAMAITFGFMRLFRASGV